Proteins encoded in a region of the Saccharothrix ecbatanensis genome:
- a CDS encoding alpha-amylase family protein, which produces MVERWYRNGLIYSLDVCLFQDSNGDGTGDIPGLVSRLDYLSRLGVTAIWVSPFHPSPRRDGGYDITDYYGVDQRLGSLGDFAELLAEADERGLRVVIDLVFNHTSDQHPWFRSARADPDSPYRDWYVWSTDEPADRWGGPVFPGAEKGIWTWDEQAEAWYRHRFYRFQPDLNTDHPAVRAELHKIMAFWLRLGVAGFRIDAAPMLIESRSRRRRDYALLHDIRETVSWQRQDAVLLAEANVDRDELIEYFGAADGRASRAMMVFAFRLNQSMMLALARQDARPIATALADLPDLPGHGQWATFLRNHDEVDLSGLADDERRDVFAAFGPEPEMQAYGRGIRRRLACMLGGDRRRLELAYSLQLSMPGTPVIRYGDEIGMGEDLSLREREAIRTPMQWTDTANAGFSRAASEQLIAPVISDGPSGHKHVNVLSQRRDPNSLLTWFERMLHTRRECEEIGVGEHKVIDTGVPHVLVHTAHGPHGAILFAHNLSPDPCNVSIPPLPGERHRPLTLASDMGYDDDDVDLLSLDLTGYGYRWLRLNHTPWD; this is translated from the coding sequence ATGGTGGAACGCTGGTACCGCAACGGGCTGATCTACTCGCTGGACGTGTGTCTGTTCCAGGATTCCAACGGTGACGGCACCGGTGACATCCCTGGCCTGGTCAGCAGACTGGACTACCTGTCCCGGCTCGGCGTGACCGCGATCTGGGTCAGCCCGTTCCACCCCTCGCCACGCCGTGATGGCGGCTACGACATCACCGACTACTACGGCGTGGACCAGCGTCTGGGCAGCCTGGGCGATTTCGCGGAACTGCTCGCCGAGGCCGACGAACGCGGGCTGCGGGTGGTGATCGACCTGGTGTTCAACCACACCAGCGATCAGCACCCGTGGTTCAGATCCGCCCGCGCCGACCCCGATTCGCCCTACCGGGACTGGTACGTCTGGTCCACCGACGAACCCGCCGACCGCTGGGGCGGCCCGGTGTTCCCCGGTGCGGAGAAGGGCATCTGGACCTGGGACGAGCAGGCCGAAGCCTGGTACCGGCACCGGTTCTACCGCTTCCAACCCGATCTGAACACCGATCATCCCGCCGTGCGCGCCGAACTGCACAAGATCATGGCGTTCTGGCTGCGGTTGGGGGTCGCCGGTTTCCGGATCGACGCCGCGCCCATGCTGATCGAGTCGCGCTCTCGGCGACGGCGTGACTACGCACTGCTGCACGACATCAGGGAAACCGTGTCGTGGCAACGGCAGGACGCCGTGCTGCTGGCCGAGGCGAACGTCGACCGGGACGAGTTGATCGAGTACTTCGGCGCGGCCGACGGTCGGGCGAGCCGCGCCATGATGGTGTTCGCGTTCCGGCTCAACCAGTCCATGATGCTGGCGCTGGCCCGCCAGGACGCCCGTCCGATCGCCACCGCTCTGGCCGACCTGCCGGATCTGCCGGGCCACGGGCAGTGGGCGACGTTCCTGCGCAACCACGACGAGGTCGACCTCAGCGGCCTTGCCGACGACGAGCGCCGGGACGTTTTCGCCGCTTTCGGGCCGGAGCCGGAGATGCAGGCGTACGGGCGCGGGATACGTCGTCGCCTGGCGTGCATGCTCGGCGGCGACCGGCGTCGGCTGGAACTGGCCTACAGCCTGCAACTGAGCATGCCCGGCACGCCGGTGATCCGGTACGGCGACGAGATCGGCATGGGGGAAGACCTGTCGCTGCGTGAACGTGAGGCGATCCGCACGCCGATGCAGTGGACCGACACGGCGAACGCGGGCTTCTCCCGTGCCGCGTCGGAACAGCTGATCGCGCCCGTGATCAGCGACGGTCCGAGCGGGCACAAGCACGTCAACGTGCTCAGCCAGCGGCGTGACCCGAACAGCCTGCTGACGTGGTTCGAGCGGATGCTGCACACCCGGAGGGAGTGCGAGGAGATCGGTGTGGGCGAGCACAAGGTGATCGACACCGGTGTGCCGCACGTCCTGGTCCACACCGCGCACGGCCCGCACGGCGCGATCCTGTTCGCGCACAACCTCTCACCCGACCCGTGCAACGTCAGCATCCCGCCCCTGCCCGGCGAACGGCACCGGCCGCTGACCCTCGCGTCCGACATGGGCTACGACGACGATGACGTGGACCTCCTGTCACTCGACCTCACCGGCTACGGCTACCGCTGGCTGCGGCTCAACCACACGCCGTGGGACTAG
- a CDS encoding class I adenylate-forming enzyme family protein, whose protein sequence is MAELFPHAIFDLLASAPDTPAFEHGTRVVSRGELLEMIAAAVDRMRSAGLGPGDGLALATGVTPEAFAGYVAGWSLGCRVVGIAPQQSAKQVTHVASGVDVLVVDDTAPAALLSLVPRVLHVKDFVGGKADLVVRARPDDIAWVVHTSGSTGTPKGVQHSYAGLARWWSWHPAGWDDRARALATRYGRLVIFGTLASLVVQEHLGYCLASGGTAVIPEGTPQFPDVLADLRITATLLTVPRLHHVLDVLKERQVDLSALKAVLVAGSALAPHRMAEAVDVLGDVAHSGYGQTETGMLTLLTAQDVRDRPEALASVGKVWSGVELEVRDEAGRALPAGESGEIWSRTSMTFVGYRDDPEESADVRQDGWVRSRDIGHFDEHGYLYLTGRARDVVIVNAILHHAGPIERVLAADPDVDQAYVLAVPDERTGEAVHAFVVAVAGRTPDPDRLRTAVADELGTGATPAEIRFIDAVPVGPGGKPDKRALLR, encoded by the coding sequence ATGGCGGAACTGTTCCCGCACGCGATTTTCGACCTGCTGGCGTCCGCGCCGGACACCCCGGCGTTCGAGCACGGCACGCGCGTGGTCAGCCGCGGTGAGCTGCTGGAGATGATCGCCGCCGCGGTCGACCGGATGAGGTCCGCCGGACTCGGGCCGGGTGACGGCCTCGCGCTGGCCACGGGGGTCACGCCGGAAGCGTTCGCCGGGTACGTCGCGGGGTGGTCGCTGGGCTGCCGTGTCGTCGGGATCGCGCCGCAGCAGAGCGCCAAGCAGGTGACGCACGTGGCGAGCGGCGTTGACGTGCTGGTGGTCGACGACACCGCGCCGGCCGCCCTGCTGTCCCTCGTGCCGCGCGTGCTGCACGTGAAGGACTTCGTCGGCGGCAAGGCCGATCTTGTCGTGCGGGCACGGCCGGACGACATCGCCTGGGTCGTGCACACCAGCGGCAGCACCGGGACACCGAAGGGGGTCCAGCACTCGTACGCCGGTTTGGCGCGGTGGTGGTCCTGGCACCCGGCCGGCTGGGACGACCGGGCGCGCGCGCTCGCCACGCGCTACGGCCGGCTCGTCATCTTCGGCACGCTGGCAAGCCTGGTCGTCCAGGAACACCTCGGGTACTGCCTCGCGTCCGGCGGCACGGCCGTGATCCCCGAAGGGACGCCCCAGTTCCCCGACGTCCTGGCGGACTTACGGATCACGGCCACGCTGCTCACCGTCCCGCGCCTGCACCACGTGCTCGACGTGCTGAAGGAACGGCAAGTCGACCTGAGCGCGCTGAAGGCGGTGCTGGTGGCCGGTTCCGCGCTCGCGCCGCACCGCATGGCAGAAGCGGTCGACGTACTTGGCGACGTCGCGCACTCGGGCTACGGGCAGACCGAAACGGGCATGCTCACCCTGCTGACCGCCCAAGACGTCCGCGACCGGCCGGAAGCGCTCGCCTCGGTCGGCAAGGTGTGGAGCGGTGTCGAGCTGGAGGTCCGCGACGAGGCGGGACGGGCGCTGCCGGCCGGTGAGTCGGGGGAGATCTGGTCGCGGACCAGCATGACGTTCGTCGGCTACCGCGACGACCCGGAGGAGTCCGCCGACGTCCGGCAGGACGGGTGGGTGCGCAGCCGCGACATCGGCCACTTCGACGAGCACGGCTACCTGTACCTGACCGGGCGGGCCCGGGACGTGGTGATCGTCAACGCGATCCTGCACCACGCCGGTCCGATCGAACGCGTGCTCGCCGCCGACCCCGACGTCGACCAGGCGTACGTGCTGGCCGTGCCGGACGAGCGGACCGGTGAAGCCGTGCACGCGTTCGTCGTCGCGGTCGCTGGCCGCACCCCGGACCCGGACCGGCTGCGGACGGCGGTCGCGGACGAACTCGGCACGGGCGCCACCCCAGCCGAGATCCGGTTCATCGACGCCGTCCCGGTCGGTCCCGGCGGTAAGCCCGACAAGCGGGCGTTGCTCCGTTAG
- a CDS encoding GntP family permease: MNTIENWVPTLGAGALLGIAAGAIALLLVLIMYLRVHAFLALVVVSLLTAFAAGIPAAAVIPTLTGGFGTTLGGVALLVGLGAILGRLVEVTGGAQSLTDALISRFGEHRAPLALGVSSLVFGFPIFFDAGLVVMLPIVFAVARRLGGGVLRYGLPAAGAFSVMHVFVPPHPGPVAATELLGADVGLVIAFGLLLAIPTWYVTSYLYGLWVGERLVLPVPTILSGGPQAEHDENPPRPATVVALLLLPLVMIFTNTGLDAARAAGLVDGDASWYAVARALGSTPVALLVTVLVASFVLGIRRGKGKDTVEKLVDSALGPVCAVILITGAGGMFGAVLRAGGIGDALSDGLSDLGMPVFVAGFVIAAALRVAQGSATVALTTAAGLVQPVVLAGGFSALELVAIVLALAAGSVIASHVNDSGFWLVGRLMGMDVRTTLKTWTVMETTISLVGFGLAGILFLAG; the protein is encoded by the coding sequence ATGAACACCATTGAAAACTGGGTCCCGACACTCGGCGCGGGCGCGCTGCTGGGCATCGCGGCGGGCGCGATCGCCCTCCTGCTGGTCCTGATCATGTACCTGCGGGTGCACGCGTTCCTGGCGCTGGTCGTGGTCAGCCTGCTCACCGCGTTCGCCGCGGGCATCCCGGCGGCCGCGGTGATCCCCACCCTGACCGGCGGGTTCGGCACCACGCTCGGCGGTGTCGCGCTGCTGGTCGGTCTCGGCGCGATCCTCGGCCGACTGGTCGAGGTGACGGGTGGCGCCCAGTCGCTGACCGACGCGTTGATCTCCCGGTTCGGCGAGCACCGGGCGCCGCTGGCGCTCGGCGTCAGCTCGCTGGTCTTCGGCTTCCCCATCTTCTTCGACGCGGGCCTCGTGGTGATGCTGCCGATCGTGTTCGCGGTGGCGCGACGACTCGGCGGCGGCGTGCTGCGCTACGGCCTGCCCGCTGCGGGCGCGTTCTCCGTGATGCACGTGTTCGTCCCGCCGCACCCCGGCCCGGTCGCCGCGACCGAACTGCTGGGCGCCGACGTCGGCCTGGTCATCGCGTTCGGCCTGCTGCTGGCGATCCCCACCTGGTACGTGACCAGCTACCTGTACGGGCTGTGGGTGGGCGAGCGGCTGGTGCTGCCGGTGCCGACCATCCTCAGTGGCGGCCCGCAGGCCGAGCACGACGAGAACCCGCCGCGTCCGGCGACCGTCGTCGCGCTCCTGCTGCTCCCGCTTGTCATGATCTTCACGAACACCGGTCTGGACGCCGCACGCGCCGCGGGCCTGGTCGACGGTGACGCCTCCTGGTACGCGGTGGCGCGTGCGCTCGGTTCGACGCCGGTCGCCCTGCTGGTGACCGTGCTCGTGGCCTCGTTCGTCCTCGGCATCCGACGCGGCAAGGGCAAGGACACCGTCGAGAAGCTGGTCGACTCGGCGCTCGGTCCGGTGTGCGCGGTCATCCTCATCACCGGCGCGGGCGGCATGTTCGGCGCCGTGCTCCGGGCCGGCGGTATCGGTGACGCCCTGTCCGACGGGTTGAGCGACCTCGGTATGCCCGTGTTCGTGGCCGGCTTCGTGATCGCCGCCGCGTTGCGCGTCGCCCAAGGCTCGGCCACGGTCGCGCTCACGACGGCGGCGGGCCTGGTGCAGCCGGTCGTGCTGGCCGGTGGGTTCAGCGCGCTCGAACTGGTCGCGATCGTGCTCGCACTGGCGGCCGGTTCGGTGATCGCCAGCCACGTCAACGACTCCGGCTTCTGGCTGGTCGGCCGACTGATGGGGATGGACGTCCGAACGACGCTGAAGACGTGGACCGTCATGGAGACCACGATCAGCCTGGTCGGCTTCGGGCTCGCCGGGATCCTGTTCCTGGCCGGCTGA
- a CDS encoding gluconokinase — protein MTTSAKPPVPTSVVVMGVSGSGKSTVARLLADRLGWPMAEADEFHPAANIAKMSAGTPLTDDDRAPWLAAIRDWITGRAAAGDSTVVTCSALKRSYRDVLREADARVRFLFLDGGGDVIGGRMALRSGHFMPPSLLQSQFDVLQPLQSDEDGATVDVHETPELIVEDAVTRLDLVAATPADH, from the coding sequence ATGACCACGAGCGCCAAACCCCCCGTGCCGACCTCCGTGGTCGTGATGGGGGTGTCCGGGTCGGGCAAGAGCACGGTGGCCCGGCTGTTGGCGGACCGGCTCGGCTGGCCGATGGCCGAGGCAGACGAGTTCCACCCCGCCGCGAACATCGCCAAGATGTCCGCCGGCACCCCGCTCACCGACGACGACCGCGCGCCCTGGTTGGCCGCGATCCGCGACTGGATCACCGGACGGGCGGCGGCGGGCGACAGCACGGTCGTGACGTGCTCGGCGTTGAAGCGGTCGTACCGGGACGTGCTCCGCGAAGCCGACGCGCGGGTCCGCTTCCTCTTCCTGGACGGCGGGGGCGACGTGATCGGCGGGCGGATGGCGCTGCGGTCCGGCCACTTCATGCCGCCGTCGCTGCTCCAGTCCCAGTTCGACGTCCTCCAGCCGCTCCAGTCCGATGAGGACGGCGCGACCGTGGACGTGCACGAGACCCCGGAACTGATCGTCGAGGACGCCGTCACCCGGCTCGACCTCGTGGCCGCGACCCCGGCCGACCACTGA
- a CDS encoding TetR/AcrR family transcriptional regulator translates to MSPYHHGDLRRAVLAAAVTAITENGPAAISLRDLARRVGVSHAGPVHHFKDKAGLLTAVAAEGFELLADALVETRDNGGDFVEIGVSYVRFAIEHRAHFEVMFRPDLYHEDDESVATAQERARAVLVSGAGEVPGDRDPEIAKLAAWSLVHGFATLWITGALSDPGDDPESTARAVAGMLFAK, encoded by the coding sequence ATGAGCCCCTACCACCACGGCGACCTCCGACGGGCCGTGCTGGCCGCCGCCGTCACCGCGATCACCGAGAACGGACCCGCCGCGATCAGCCTGCGCGACCTGGCCCGCCGGGTCGGTGTCTCGCACGCCGGTCCGGTGCACCACTTCAAGGACAAGGCCGGCCTGCTCACCGCCGTGGCCGCCGAGGGTTTCGAACTGCTCGCCGACGCGCTCGTCGAGACCCGCGACAACGGCGGTGACTTCGTCGAGATCGGCGTCTCGTACGTGCGCTTCGCCATCGAGCACCGGGCGCACTTCGAGGTGATGTTCCGCCCGGACCTCTACCACGAGGACGACGAGTCGGTGGCAACCGCGCAGGAGCGTGCGCGGGCCGTGCTGGTAAGCGGGGCAGGCGAGGTGCCCGGTGACCGCGACCCCGAGATCGCGAAGCTGGCCGCGTGGTCCCTGGTGCACGGCTTCGCCACGCTGTGGATCACCGGCGCGCTCTCCGATCCCGGCGACGACCCGGAAAGCACCGCGCGGGCCGTCGCCGGAATGCTCTTCGCGAAGTAG
- a CDS encoding flavin-containing monooxygenase, with translation MRACVVGAGPGGIVTAKVLLENGFDVTVFDKYDEVGGIWSPGGCYDGLANQSALRLFEFADLPNRLRFASAVDSRRYLEDYAGTFGVLERLRPGTEVISIRPVDGPGRVGASGWTVDSRPTGDEAAEVRSETFDYVAVASGAHHYVRLPDLPGRESFPGTVLHSNDVRAGTFTGRRVVVVGGGKSALDLVTRAAREAASATLVQRKVNWVIPERLLLGLVGYKWILMTRLGESLLPRYHDPACVRPVDRLNDRVKRALWSAITRDMLISSGWYRLPKHLRPAHALPFHLAHAGVMPRGYVRAVRRGLIDAKVSAVEAYTDEGLRLATGEEVAADVIVFATGHHKDFPFLDPGVRVHDSTGRLRLYRGIVPPGVDRLGFVGFRQVFNNIMGVELTAHWLARHFRAALRSTPDEQQMERAVDARLDWQEQVLPGSGGYDFGPYDIHCADELMHDMGFPSHRTGNVLAEYLLPGGVAHRYRGLAKGR, from the coding sequence ATGAGAGCGTGCGTCGTCGGTGCGGGTCCCGGAGGGATCGTCACCGCCAAAGTGCTGCTGGAGAACGGTTTCGACGTCACGGTCTTCGACAAGTACGACGAGGTCGGCGGCATCTGGTCACCCGGCGGCTGCTACGACGGCCTGGCCAACCAGTCCGCGCTCCGCCTCTTCGAGTTCGCCGACCTGCCCAACCGCCTGCGGTTCGCCAGTGCCGTGGACAGCCGGCGGTACCTGGAGGACTACGCCGGGACCTTCGGTGTGCTGGAACGCCTCCGGCCGGGCACCGAGGTGATCTCCATCCGACCGGTGGACGGACCCGGACGGGTGGGCGCCTCCGGCTGGACGGTCGACTCCCGGCCCACCGGGGACGAGGCCGCAGAGGTGCGAAGCGAAACGTTCGACTACGTGGCCGTCGCCAGCGGCGCCCACCACTACGTCCGGCTGCCCGACCTGCCGGGGCGTGAGTCGTTCCCCGGGACCGTCCTGCACTCCAATGACGTGCGGGCCGGGACGTTCACCGGCCGGCGTGTGGTCGTCGTGGGCGGCGGCAAGTCGGCGTTGGACCTGGTCACCCGTGCCGCGCGAGAGGCGGCCTCGGCGACGCTCGTGCAGCGCAAGGTGAACTGGGTGATCCCCGAACGCCTCCTGCTCGGCCTGGTCGGCTACAAGTGGATCCTGATGACCCGGCTCGGCGAGTCGCTCCTGCCCCGATACCACGACCCGGCCTGCGTCCGCCCGGTCGACCGCCTCAACGACCGGGTCAAGCGCGCGCTCTGGTCGGCCATAACCCGCGACATGCTGATCTCCTCGGGCTGGTACCGGCTGCCGAAGCACCTGCGGCCCGCGCACGCCCTGCCCTTCCACCTCGCCCACGCCGGGGTCATGCCCCGCGGCTATGTGCGTGCCGTCCGCCGCGGCCTGATCGACGCCAAGGTCAGCGCGGTCGAGGCGTACACGGACGAAGGGCTGCGACTGGCGACCGGCGAGGAAGTCGCGGCGGACGTCATCGTGTTCGCCACCGGCCACCACAAGGACTTCCCGTTCCTGGACCCCGGCGTGCGGGTGCACGATTCCACCGGACGGCTGCGCCTCTACCGGGGCATCGTGCCGCCCGGCGTCGACCGGCTGGGTTTCGTCGGATTCCGGCAGGTCTTCAACAACATCATGGGCGTGGAACTCACCGCGCACTGGCTGGCACGTCACTTCAGGGCGGCACTGCGCAGCACCCCGGACGAGCAGCAGATGGAGCGGGCCGTCGACGCGAGGCTGGACTGGCAGGAGCAGGTGCTTCCAGGCTCCGGCGGCTACGACTTCGGGCCCTACGACATCCACTGCGCGGACGAACTCATGCACGACATGGGGTTCCCTTCGCACCGCACTGGCAACGTGTTGGCCGAGTACCTGCTCCCCGGCGGAGTCGCACACCGTTACCGAGGTCTGGCGAAAGGGCGCTAG
- a CDS encoding pectate lyase family protein: protein MSKHGRLASLVAAASGFIFAVALLVVPTASAATLFGDDFEDGNSTGWSSSGGSWSVVADGTRAWRQSGTSTDAKALAGAVWTGQTAQVRVKPAAFNGSGRHVAVTARVQNTSNYYYLGLSNSGSVVLGKRVSGGHTTLASAPATVSVGTWYTLRLEVFGSTLRGFVDGAEVVTATDATFGSGKIGLATYYAAAAFDDVVVTDVPGTGGPTSTTSTTTTTLPPGSCTTSGSPQGFASVNAWGQNGTTGGAGGPTIEVDTAAEFLSAIAQIGPLNICVRGMIALPGPMHNVTSDKTIVGIGSTSGFTGGGLNIGLPPSNVTSPPADAVHNVIIRNLVFRNWADDAINVQMFSHHVWIDHNDLSNGYDGLIDIKRGSSYVTVSWNHAHHHSKNMLLGHDDSNGAQDVGRLKVTYHHNWFDATPQRNPRVRYGEPVHVYNNYYFYNTDVGVACQADAGCLVEGNYFENVEEPVSNNYAGPGGRCVARNNVLVGESGQPDCSGSVQEPRDYYAYTLTDPNTVKSVVTAGAGVGKIGG from the coding sequence TTGAGCAAGCACGGAAGATTAGCGTCGCTCGTCGCGGCGGCGAGTGGATTCATCTTCGCGGTGGCTCTTCTGGTGGTGCCGACGGCGTCCGCCGCGACCCTGTTCGGCGACGATTTCGAGGACGGCAACTCGACCGGCTGGAGCTCCAGCGGCGGCAGCTGGTCCGTGGTCGCGGACGGCACGCGGGCCTGGCGCCAGTCCGGCACCAGCACCGACGCGAAGGCGTTGGCGGGCGCCGTCTGGACCGGCCAGACGGCGCAGGTCCGGGTCAAGCCGGCCGCGTTCAACGGGTCCGGCAGGCACGTCGCGGTGACCGCCCGCGTGCAGAACACGAGCAACTACTACTACCTGGGCCTGTCGAACTCGGGCTCGGTGGTGCTCGGCAAACGGGTCAGCGGTGGGCACACCACCCTGGCGTCCGCGCCGGCCACAGTCTCGGTCGGCACCTGGTACACGTTGCGGCTTGAGGTGTTCGGCAGCACGCTGCGCGGTTTCGTCGACGGCGCCGAAGTGGTGACGGCGACCGACGCCACGTTCGGCAGCGGGAAGATCGGCCTGGCGACCTACTACGCCGCCGCGGCGTTCGACGACGTGGTGGTGACCGACGTGCCCGGCACCGGCGGTCCGACCAGCACGACGAGCACTACGACGACCACCCTGCCGCCCGGGTCCTGCACCACCTCCGGCAGTCCCCAGGGATTCGCCTCCGTCAACGCGTGGGGCCAGAACGGCACCACCGGCGGCGCGGGAGGGCCCACGATCGAGGTCGACACGGCGGCGGAGTTCCTGTCCGCCATCGCCCAGATCGGGCCGCTGAACATCTGCGTGCGCGGCATGATCGCGCTGCCCGGCCCGATGCACAACGTCACGTCGGACAAGACGATCGTCGGCATCGGCTCCACCTCGGGCTTCACCGGTGGCGGGCTGAACATCGGCCTGCCGCCGTCCAACGTGACGTCGCCGCCGGCTGACGCGGTGCACAACGTCATCATCCGCAACCTGGTGTTCCGCAACTGGGCGGACGACGCGATCAACGTGCAGATGTTCTCCCACCACGTCTGGATCGACCACAACGACCTGTCCAACGGGTACGACGGCTTGATCGACATCAAGCGCGGGTCCAGCTACGTCACGGTGTCCTGGAACCACGCCCACCACCACAGCAAGAACATGCTGCTGGGCCATGACGACAGCAACGGCGCGCAGGACGTCGGACGGCTGAAGGTGACCTACCACCACAACTGGTTCGACGCGACCCCGCAGCGCAACCCGCGGGTCCGGTACGGCGAGCCGGTGCACGTGTACAACAACTACTACTTCTACAACACCGACGTCGGCGTGGCGTGCCAGGCGGACGCGGGCTGCCTGGTGGAGGGCAACTACTTCGAGAACGTCGAGGAGCCGGTGAGCAACAACTACGCCGGTCCGGGCGGACGTTGCGTCGCCCGGAACAACGTGCTGGTCGGCGAGTCCGGCCAGCCGGATTGCAGCGGCTCGGTGCAGGAGCCGCGGGACTACTACGCCTACACGCTGACCGACCCGAACACCGTCAAGTCCGTGGTGACGGCGGGAGCCGGCGTGGGCAAGATCGGCGGCTGA
- a CDS encoding FadR/GntR family transcriptional regulator produces MPVQRQAGGPGDALHASVLDTIGSRITSGDLEEGQVLTLDGIQEQFGVSRTVARETMRVLESMGLVTSRRRVGITVRPRSAWQVYDPRLIWWQLAGPNRDTQLRSLTELRIAVEPVAAARAAWNASAKERDRLLDLAARMRREGEAGRLESFLELDIEFHTLLLESGGNEMFAALKDVVAVVLRGRTSLGLMPEKPVPTALDLHEEVARAVASRRPEAAEHAMRALLSEVRGAVVPVDGPPVAR; encoded by the coding sequence GTGCCGGTACAACGTCAAGCAGGCGGGCCGGGCGATGCCCTGCACGCCTCCGTGCTCGACACCATCGGGTCGCGGATCACCAGTGGGGACCTCGAAGAAGGCCAGGTCCTGACCCTGGACGGCATCCAGGAGCAGTTCGGGGTCTCGCGAACGGTGGCCCGCGAGACGATGCGGGTGCTGGAGTCGATGGGCCTGGTGACGTCCCGGCGCAGGGTCGGCATCACCGTGCGGCCGAGGTCGGCGTGGCAGGTCTACGACCCGCGGCTCATCTGGTGGCAGCTGGCCGGCCCGAACCGCGACACCCAGCTGCGCTCGCTCACCGAGCTGCGGATCGCGGTCGAACCGGTGGCGGCGGCGCGGGCGGCGTGGAACGCGTCGGCGAAGGAACGCGACCGCCTGCTCGACCTCGCCGCCCGGATGCGCCGCGAGGGTGAGGCGGGCCGGCTGGAGTCGTTCCTCGAACTCGACATCGAGTTCCACACGCTGCTCCTGGAATCGGGCGGGAACGAGATGTTCGCCGCCCTCAAGGACGTGGTGGCCGTGGTCCTGCGCGGGCGGACGTCCCTCGGGCTGATGCCGGAGAAGCCCGTGCCCACCGCGCTGGACTTGCACGAGGAGGTCGCCAGGGCGGTCGCGTCCCGCCGTCCCGAGGCGGCCGAGCACGCCATGCGCGCGTTGCTGTCGGAGGTCCGCGGCGCGGTGGTTCCGGTCGACGGGCCGCCGGTCGCGCGGTGA
- a CDS encoding DoxX family protein has protein sequence MAPFVVLIVVSAALLLFRRHWVIALRGGLAAMFTLTAGAHFIGMREELIAMVPPVLPEPGLLVTVTGVLEFAGVVGLLWWRTAPWAAAGLSAMLVGMFPANVYAAQQGISPSLDDQLLPRTLLQIVFLAATLAVVAHYVRARRKDRVPTPVA, from the coding sequence ATGGCTCCGTTCGTCGTTCTGATCGTCGTTTCAGCGGCTCTGCTGCTGTTCCGCAGGCACTGGGTGATCGCCCTGCGGGGCGGCCTGGCCGCGATGTTCACCCTCACCGCCGGCGCGCACTTCATCGGCATGCGGGAGGAGTTGATCGCGATGGTCCCGCCCGTGCTGCCGGAGCCGGGGCTGCTCGTCACCGTGACCGGCGTGCTGGAGTTCGCGGGTGTGGTGGGCCTGCTGTGGTGGCGGACCGCGCCGTGGGCTGCGGCGGGACTGAGCGCGATGCTCGTCGGCATGTTCCCGGCCAACGTCTACGCGGCACAGCAGGGAATCTCACCGTCGCTGGACGACCAGCTCCTGCCGCGCACCCTGCTCCAGATCGTGTTCCTGGCCGCCACGCTCGCGGTCGTCGCGCATTACGTGCGGGCGCGCCGAAAGGATCGCGTCCCGACGCCCGTCGCCTGA